A window of bacterium contains these coding sequences:
- a CDS encoding ABC transporter substrate-binding protein — protein MKRAGLMITTLLLAVLLTAPAAQTQSLTKIRQAGFKVIDLAVPLLAKSKGIFQKNGLDFEYVEIDSGKLGVASLLSGNVQLVDLGVDDIVALQKEGKDPVLIYSMVNSLTMDLVVRNDVLKRLNVTPASSLDGKLKALRGLTFGITRPGAVTQLFPQYLLRKAGYNPEKDATFVQVGGGQALVAAMKSKRIEAFMLSAPAPYILEKDGDGTVLIKNSAGQGPKEFADFAFESIASMKSWANANTATVEAYTRSLNEAYNWMLTDRPTALRLLKVYFPETDDATLALSFNALVPAIKKGGRLSQQAVKNQVDVLTSIGALNGQADTREGVLWTNQFVK, from the coding sequence ATGAAGCGGGCCGGGCTCATGATTACGACACTGCTGCTGGCGGTTCTTCTTACGGCTCCCGCCGCGCAGACGCAGTCGCTTACCAAAATCCGGCAGGCGGGCTTCAAGGTGATCGACCTCGCGGTCCCGCTCCTCGCCAAGTCCAAGGGAATCTTTCAGAAAAACGGCCTGGACTTCGAATACGTCGAGATCGACAGCGGGAAGCTCGGCGTCGCCTCGCTCTTGAGCGGCAACGTCCAGTTGGTCGACCTCGGCGTCGACGATATTGTGGCGCTGCAGAAGGAAGGGAAGGACCCGGTCCTGATTTATAGCATGGTGAACTCGCTGACGATGGACCTCGTCGTCCGCAACGACGTGCTGAAGCGGTTGAATGTCACCCCGGCCTCGTCCCTCGATGGCAAGCTGAAGGCGCTCCGCGGCCTTACGTTCGGGATCACGCGGCCCGGCGCGGTGACGCAGCTCTTCCCGCAGTATCTGCTGCGGAAGGCCGGATACAACCCGGAAAAGGACGCGACCTTCGTGCAGGTCGGCGGGGGCCAGGCGCTTGTCGCGGCCATGAAGAGCAAGCGGATCGAAGCGTTCATGCTTTCCGCGCCTGCGCCGTACATCCTTGAGAAAGACGGCGACGGCACGGTGCTGATCAAGAACTCGGCGGGACAGGGCCCGAAAGAGTTTGCGGACTTCGCCTTCGAATCGATCGCCTCGATGAAGTCGTGGGCGAACGCGAACACCGCGACGGTCGAGGCCTACACGCGGTCGCTTAACGAGGCCTACAACTGGATGCTCACGGACCGGCCGACCGCGCTGCGTCTCCTCAAGGTCTACTTCCCCGAGACGGATGACGCGACGCTGGCGCTGTCGTTCAACGCGCTCGTTCCCGCTATCAAGAAGGGCGGACGGCTGAGCCAGCAGGCGGTCAAGAACCAGGTCGACGTGCTCACGTCGATCGGCGCGTTGAACGGGCAGGCGGATACGCGCGAAGGAGTGCTGTGGACGAACCAGTTCGTCAAGTAG
- a CDS encoding DUF3830 family protein, with protein sequence MTRVKITLGRAEAFAQLEEKDAPKATKWLKEMLPIERQAMHSMENGREVYVVLDPSDRIEEENQTIYQTVGDLIVYYKPAIFVKPEWPRHIRDFLVIGFIYERDSAIRGMSGPLATNLVGKITEGIDALAREAPRMRREGFGKMRVSLA encoded by the coding sequence ATGACGAGAGTGAAGATCACGCTGGGCAGAGCCGAGGCGTTTGCGCAACTCGAGGAGAAGGACGCGCCAAAGGCCACGAAATGGCTAAAGGAGATGCTTCCGATCGAGCGGCAGGCCATGCATAGCATGGAGAACGGCCGCGAGGTCTACGTCGTGCTCGATCCTTCCGATCGCATAGAGGAAGAGAATCAGACGATCTACCAGACCGTCGGCGATCTGATCGTGTACTACAAACCTGCCATCTTCGTGAAGCCAGAGTGGCCGAGGCATATCCGCGACTTCCTCGTCATCGGATTCATCTACGAGCGCGACAGCGCGATAAGGGGAATGAGTGGTCCACTCGCGACGAATCTTGTCGGAAAGATCACTGAGGGGATCGATGCACTCGCCCGCGAGGCCCCACGGATGCGGAGGGAAGGATTCGGGAAGATGCGCGTCAGCTTAGCGTAG
- a CDS encoding DUF3830 family protein — protein MLFELGGTRAIAEMHDDVVPKTCDAVWNVLPAEGMAIHANWSSREIMLHLHGEKILRLPPEGPVRRGTTAPGDIVYFWRSPQMSRGKQLAYSSQFQRELSELAIFYGDPAGGGLAADDPARSGRDSNLQVATLFATIIDIPKEFAQKCEEVRHNGLQMLVVRRLERSA, from the coding sequence TTGCTCTTTGAGCTGGGTGGAACACGGGCCATTGCTGAGATGCACGATGACGTCGTACCGAAGACATGCGATGCGGTCTGGAACGTGCTTCCGGCCGAAGGGATGGCGATCCACGCCAATTGGTCGAGCCGCGAGATCATGCTGCATCTTCATGGCGAGAAGATACTTCGGCTTCCCCCCGAAGGGCCGGTTCGGCGCGGGACCACCGCTCCCGGTGATATCGTCTACTTCTGGCGATCCCCCCAGATGTCTCGCGGCAAGCAGTTGGCTTACAGCTCCCAGTTCCAGCGGGAGCTGTCAGAACTCGCCATCTTCTATGGCGATCCGGCCGGCGGCGGCCTGGCCGCAGACGACCCAGCACGCAGCGGCCGAGATTCGAATTTGCAGGTCGCCACGTTGTTCGCCACCATCATCGACATACCAAAGGAATTCGCGCAGAAGTGCGAAGAAGTCCGTCACAATGGCCTGCAGATGCTGGTCGTGAGGAGGTTGGAACGTTCGGCGTGA
- a CDS encoding ABC transporter permease: MSGVAASPHELRLHDEIGRRVAAREAVSRASIAAARAAIFAVALGAWVFASGRLADRQFISDPLEVLRAFWTLVATGRLWPNLIQTLAEVLSGYAIGAVLGIVVAVVVAFQETAQHVLRPFLIAFYSIPKIALAPLFIMWFGLGSAPKIVLAAIFVFFVVFMNVVAGLYQVSPDLVNVVRVMGARRIDVVGKIALPSVVPYLMTGLRIAVPEALIGAVIGEFMSANAGLGYLVNTAAEQFNTAATLAAIVALLLIVAAMDVALGLLEHRLLGWRPREDLVLAVKG, encoded by the coding sequence GTGAGCGGTGTGGCCGCGTCCCCGCACGAACTTCGCCTGCACGACGAAATCGGCCGCCGAGTGGCCGCGCGAGAAGCGGTGAGCCGCGCGTCAATCGCCGCGGCCAGGGCTGCCATCTTCGCGGTCGCGCTCGGCGCGTGGGTGTTCGCGTCCGGCCGCCTCGCCGATCGCCAGTTCATAAGCGATCCGCTCGAAGTGCTGAGGGCGTTCTGGACCCTCGTTGCCACGGGACGGCTCTGGCCGAACTTGATCCAGACGCTCGCCGAGGTGCTGAGCGGCTACGCGATCGGCGCGGTACTCGGCATCGTCGTGGCGGTCGTGGTCGCGTTCCAGGAAACCGCGCAGCATGTGCTCCGCCCGTTCTTGATCGCCTTCTATTCGATCCCGAAGATCGCGCTTGCGCCCCTGTTCATCATGTGGTTTGGTCTAGGGTCGGCGCCGAAAATCGTCCTCGCCGCGATCTTTGTCTTCTTCGTGGTGTTTATGAACGTGGTCGCGGGACTGTATCAAGTGAGCCCGGATCTCGTCAATGTTGTCCGAGTGATGGGCGCCCGCCGCATCGACGTGGTCGGCAAGATCGCGCTGCCGAGCGTCGTCCCCTACCTCATGACCGGCCTGCGGATCGCCGTGCCGGAAGCGTTGATCGGCGCAGTGATCGGCGAATTCATGTCCGCCAATGCGGGCCTTGGGTATCTCGTGAATACCGCGGCCGAGCAGTTCAACACCGCGGCGACGCTGGCGGCGATCGTCGCGCTGCTGTTGATCGTCGCCGCGATGGACGTCGCGCTGGGCCTTTTGGAGCACCGGCTGCTCGGATGGCGGCCCCGCGAGGATCTGGTCTTGGCCGTGAAGGGTTAA
- a CDS encoding LLM class flavin-dependent oxidoreductase, whose translation MEPLKKVISVAKLAEELGFEHFVHADQRFSGEKDVFVTLAADALNTTTIKLGPCVSDPFSRIPAMLAAAVASLDELSGGRALLALGAGGSGFAQMHLERRHVNEALRETVTMIRALFSGETVNFDGRLYKLTNAQLRFDVRPDIPILIASRSPLNLELAGEIADGAVIATYVSKEQLAFAIERVRAGAKKAGRRLEDVRLISWVYTSISDDGRQAVENVRPFVTQALLNTSPEAYPVILDGFDEVLPSFLGKCRTMGRAGLEAAYQERKYLTDEVIKRFSVAGTAEDCIEKIKEIISFGINDIWLRCFSAPQSEVEHEKVIVPFAEKVMPRFTADTRHSPA comes from the coding sequence GTGGAGCCGCTGAAGAAGGTAATCTCGGTGGCGAAGCTGGCCGAGGAACTGGGCTTCGAACACTTCGTTCACGCCGACCAGCGATTCTCGGGTGAGAAAGATGTGTTCGTAACGCTCGCCGCCGACGCCCTGAATACAACGACGATAAAGCTCGGGCCATGCGTTTCCGATCCGTTCAGTCGGATCCCTGCGATGCTGGCCGCTGCCGTCGCAAGCCTCGACGAACTTTCGGGGGGACGGGCCCTGCTCGCCCTCGGCGCTGGTGGATCTGGTTTCGCCCAGATGCATCTTGAGCGGAGGCACGTCAACGAGGCCCTCCGCGAAACAGTCACAATGATCCGAGCGCTGTTCAGCGGGGAAACAGTCAACTTCGACGGCAGACTTTACAAGCTCACCAACGCTCAGCTGAGGTTCGATGTACGGCCGGACATACCGATACTCATAGCGAGCAGAAGTCCGCTGAACCTCGAGCTCGCCGGTGAAATTGCGGACGGCGCGGTGATAGCGACCTATGTGTCGAAGGAGCAGCTGGCGTTCGCGATCGAGCGAGTGAGGGCCGGAGCCAAGAAGGCGGGACGGCGCTTGGAGGACGTCCGACTGATCTCGTGGGTCTACACCTCGATCTCCGACGACGGACGACAAGCCGTGGAGAACGTCAGGCCGTTCGTGACCCAGGCGCTGTTGAATACCTCCCCCGAGGCCTATCCCGTCATACTCGACGGCTTCGACGAAGTGTTGCCATCCTTCCTCGGGAAGTGCCGCACTATGGGTCGGGCAGGATTGGAGGCGGCGTACCAGGAGCGGAAGTATCTAACAGACGAGGTTATCAAGCGGTTCTCGGTCGCGGGCACGGCCGAGGATTGTATCGAGAAGATCAAGGAGATCATTTCCTTCGGCATCAACGACATCTGGCTGAGGTGTTTTTCCGCTCCACAGTCAGAAGTGGAACACGAGAAAGTGATCGTGCCCTTCGCCGAAAAGGTGATGCCGCGCTTTACGGCTGACACTCGGCACTCACCCGCCTAA